The Paroceanicella profunda genome segment TGCTCGGCGAGACCCAGCACCACGCCGCCCAGCACCGCCCCGCCGAGCGAGCCGAAGCCGCCCAGGGTCATCGCGGCGAAGCCCTTGATGAGGAAGCTCGCGCCGAGGTCCGGATGCAGGAAGGAGACCGGGGCGATGAGGATGCCGCCCACCGCGCCGAGCGCCGCCCCCGTGCCCCAGCTCAGGTCATGGAAGCGGCTCACGTTGATGCCCACGAGGCGCGCGCCCCGCTCGGACTGGTAGACCGCCTGCACCATCTTGCCGACGTCGGTGAAGGCGAGCAGGGCGAAGAACAGCGCCAGCAGCACCGCCACCGTGGCGATGGTGAAGAGGGCGTCGCCGGTCAGCACCACGTCGCCGAGGAAGATGGGGTCGATGTCGAACACCCGCGGCATGGGAAGCACCTCGCGCCCCCAGACCGTGCGGGCAATGCCGCGCAGCGTGTAGCCGAGCGCGATGGACATCAGCGCGAAGCCGATGTGCGGGCCGCCGCGGATCGGCCGGATCAGCGCCCGGCTGAAGCAGACCCCGAGGCCGAACATCGCGACCACCGCGATCACCGCCGCCGGCAGGAAGGCGAGGC includes the following:
- a CDS encoding branched-chain amino acid ABC transporter permease gives rise to the protein MLMQLTLSGASQGAIYALVALSLTVVYRSTTVVNFGHGDLVMSGAFVAYVLVVGLGLAFLPAAVIAVVAMFGLGVCFSRALIRPIRGGPHIGFALMSIALGYTLRGIARTVWGREVLPMPRVFDIDPIFLGDVVLTGDALFTIATVAVLLALFFALLAFTDVGKMVQAVYQSERGARLVGINVSRFHDLSWGTGAALGAVGGILIAPVSFLHPDLGASFLIKGFAAMTLGGFGSLGGAVLGGVVLGLAEQYAGAYIDTALIDITAYLLIILVLLVRPRGLFGRKAVVKV